From the Pedobacter cryoconitis genome, one window contains:
- a CDS encoding DoxX family protein, whose translation MNIKSIKIIYWISTVLLALFILPGIFFLNAPMALEGTRHLGLPYWFHLEAGIGTFIGGLILILPKLPPRLKEWGYVALGIVYLSALIAHLSVDGVIPMSFTPLIAFAILLISYLFYHKLLKHADS comes from the coding sequence ATGAATATCAAAAGCATTAAAATCATTTACTGGATCTCGACAGTACTGCTGGCACTGTTTATTTTACCCGGAATCTTCTTCTTGAATGCGCCAATGGCGCTTGAAGGCACAAGACATTTAGGACTCCCATACTGGTTTCATCTCGAGGCCGGCATCGGTACTTTTATCGGGGGATTGATCCTGATCCTGCCAAAATTACCACCGCGTCTAAAAGAATGGGGCTATGTTGCCTTAGGTATTGTCTACCTGTCAGCACTCATAGCCCACCTCTCTGTTGACGGAGTTATTCCAATGTCATTCACTCCGCTTATCGCATTTGCGATTTTACTGATTTCTTATTTATTTTATCATAAACTACTAAAACACGCGGATTCTTAG